Proteins from a single region of Chryseobacterium sp. W4I1:
- a CDS encoding cupin-like domain-containing protein, protein MILENVDTVNDISKEDFQKNYFKKHKPLLIKNFAARWDAFDQWNLAYIREKAGDQDVPLYDNKPADASKSSDAPVTNMKMKDYIDRIKSGPSDLRIFFYIITDRLPELLKNFTYPDLGIKFFKRLPTLFFGGSEAHVLMHYDVDLGDFLHIHFEGKKRILLFDQKQSAFLYKVPLSVHTVYDIDYENPDYEKFPALQYAKGYEIFMEHGDALFIPGAFWHFNRYLEPGFSMSLRALPNKPGVFANMMYHVFIMRYTDKLLRKLFKANWVNYKQKWAYEKGTEAFEKKRK, encoded by the coding sequence ATGATCCTCGAAAACGTAGATACAGTTAACGATATCAGTAAAGAAGATTTTCAGAAAAATTATTTCAAAAAGCACAAGCCGCTTCTGATCAAAAATTTTGCGGCCAGATGGGATGCTTTTGACCAATGGAATCTCGCCTATATCCGTGAAAAAGCCGGAGACCAGGATGTTCCGCTGTATGATAACAAGCCTGCAGATGCTTCTAAAAGCTCAGATGCACCGGTGACGAATATGAAAATGAAGGATTATATCGACAGGATAAAAAGTGGACCTTCAGATTTACGTATCTTTTTCTATATCATTACAGACAGGCTTCCTGAACTGCTGAAAAACTTTACCTATCCTGACTTGGGAATAAAATTTTTTAAGAGGCTCCCAACTCTTTTCTTTGGGGGAAGTGAGGCCCATGTCTTGATGCATTACGATGTGGATCTTGGAGACTTTTTACATATTCATTTCGAGGGAAAAAAGAGAATCCTTTTATTTGATCAGAAACAGTCTGCCTTCTTATATAAAGTACCGCTTTCCGTTCATACCGTTTATGATATAGACTATGAAAATCCGGATTATGAAAAGTTTCCGGCCCTACAATATGCTAAAGGATATGAGATTTTTATGGAACATGGAGATGCTCTTTTCATTCCCGGGGCATTCTGGCATTTTAACAGGTATCTGGAACCGGGGTTTTCTATGTCGCTTAGAGCACTTCCTAACAAGCCGGGTGTTTTTGCCAATATGATGTACCATGTTTTTATCATGAGATATACGGACAAACTTCTTCGTAAGTTGTTTAAGGCTAACTGGGTGAATTACAAGCAGAAATGGGCGTATGAAAAAGGGACCGAAGCTTTTGAAAAGAAAAGGAAATAG
- a CDS encoding bacteriocin translates to MKKSDFQKRKLSKNELKEISGGKRPVCPRVVSCIDPATGEELYGVYGVQDGYCC, encoded by the coding sequence ATGAAAAAATCAGATTTTCAAAAAAGAAAGCTTTCAAAAAATGAACTGAAAGAAATCAGTGGTGGAAAAAGACCTGTCTGTCCAAGAGTCGTAAGCTGTATTGATCCGGCAACCGGAGAGGAATTGTATGGTGTTTATGGCGTTCAGGACGGGTATTGCTGTTAA
- a CDS encoding toxin-antitoxin system YwqK family antitoxin, with product MKYIFLLLISASSWAIAQKPCGFKDGLQEGSCKAFYDNGQTKQILEWKKGKVDGDAIYYHENGKIQAKGEYKKDFKVKEWTYYDKNGALTSKEVFRNGDKNIYDNSFTATFYTPSGVVSEISNYKFAKLHGESKLFYENGKSVKQIGQYENGLAVGKWKALYPSGKVQRETEFANDKWNGSRVHYREDGSVEKTEIYKDGKLISTK from the coding sequence ATGAAATACATTTTTCTGCTATTAATTTCTGCATCATCGTGGGCAATAGCACAAAAACCGTGCGGATTTAAAGACGGACTCCAGGAAGGATCATGTAAAGCATTCTATGATAACGGGCAGACAAAACAGATTCTTGAATGGAAAAAAGGAAAGGTGGATGGCGATGCTATTTATTATCATGAGAATGGAAAAATTCAGGCTAAAGGCGAATATAAAAAGGACTTTAAAGTAAAAGAATGGACTTATTATGATAAAAATGGAGCCCTTACCTCAAAAGAAGTTTTCAGAAACGGAGACAAAAATATCTATGATAACAGCTTTACCGCTACTTTTTATACTCCTTCTGGTGTAGTAAGTGAAATTTCCAATTATAAATTCGCTAAATTACACGGTGAATCCAAATTATTCTATGAGAACGGAAAATCGGTAAAACAGATCGGTCAGTATGAAAACGGGCTGGCCGTAGGAAAGTGGAAGGCACTTTATCCGTCAGGGAAAGTACAGCGTGAAACAGAATTTGCCAATGATAAATGGAACGGAAGCAGGGTTCATTACCGTGAAGACGGTAGCGTAGAAAAGACCGAGATCTACAAGGACGGAAAATTAATCTCAACAAAATAA
- the mutS gene encoding DNA mismatch repair protein MutS codes for MAKATKKETPLMTQYNTIKAKYPDALLLFRVGDFYETFGQDAVRTSQILGIVLTKRANGDGHIELAGFPHHSVDSYLPKLVRAGMRVAICDQLEDPKMVKGIVKRGVTELVTPGVTFNDQVLNSKKNNFLLSLHKEKEKYGIAMVDVSTGEFLVSEGNLDKILHIVNTFDPSEIVFQRSVQLPEQLKNKSAFKLEDWAFQYNFAYEKLTSHFKTNSLKGFGVENFPLAITAAGAIFAYLVEDTHHNLLAHITKLQIIPQEDYLMMDNFTLRNLEIVYPSNPQGKSLLDIIDKTSTPMGGRLLRRRIILPLKSVDEIMRRLSLIDFLNENDHLKYEICQLLKSISDLDRLMGKLAAEKICPKELGYLRQSLINIHQIKALLHPHADVMAWLEPLFDMEELIKFLQNHLNEELPVNLSKGNTIKASVSEELDHLRSLQSKGRGFLDEMCQREIERTGISSLKIDFNNVFGYYIEVRNAHKDKVPGDWLRKQTLVNAERYITEELKEYESQILGAEEKISVLENELYRNVCAETMVYMDQIQGNSNIIAQLDVAAGLSELAVSESYTKPVLNQGYAIDLKEARHPIIENALPLGEKYIPNDIFLDKDSQQIIMVTGPNMAGKSAILRQTAIVCLLAQIGSFVPAKHAEIGVLDKIFTRVGATDNISAGESTFMVEMNEAANILNNISERSLILLDEIGRGTSTYDGVSIAWAIAEYLHQHPTQAKTLFATHYHELNEMTVNFERVKNFHVSIQENKGNIIFLRKLIPGGSEHSFGIHVAKLAGMPAKVVNRANEILKTLEASRSQTTSTSESIKRVTEENMQLSFFQLDDPVLENIREELTKIDINTLTPIEALMKLNSIKKMIGG; via the coding sequence ATGGCAAAAGCAACGAAGAAAGAAACCCCGTTAATGACGCAGTACAATACCATAAAGGCGAAATATCCTGATGCGCTTTTGTTATTCAGAGTAGGAGACTTTTATGAAACCTTCGGGCAGGATGCTGTAAGAACATCCCAGATCCTTGGAATTGTTCTTACCAAAAGAGCCAATGGGGATGGGCATATAGAGCTGGCGGGATTCCCGCATCATTCCGTAGATTCCTATTTGCCAAAACTGGTGAGAGCCGGAATGAGAGTTGCCATCTGTGATCAATTGGAAGATCCGAAAATGGTCAAAGGAATAGTTAAGAGAGGTGTTACGGAGCTTGTAACCCCCGGAGTTACTTTCAACGACCAGGTTTTAAATTCAAAAAAGAACAATTTCTTGCTTTCCCTTCACAAAGAAAAAGAAAAGTACGGGATTGCCATGGTGGATGTTTCTACCGGTGAATTTTTGGTTAGTGAGGGGAATTTAGACAAAATTCTTCATATCGTTAATACTTTTGATCCCAGTGAAATCGTATTTCAGAGAAGCGTTCAATTGCCGGAACAGCTTAAAAATAAAAGTGCCTTTAAGCTTGAAGACTGGGCGTTCCAGTATAATTTTGCTTATGAAAAACTAACCTCTCATTTTAAAACCAATTCTTTAAAAGGTTTTGGAGTCGAAAACTTCCCGCTTGCCATAACCGCAGCAGGAGCTATTTTCGCTTACTTAGTGGAAGATACCCACCACAACCTTCTTGCGCATATTACAAAGCTTCAGATCATTCCGCAGGAAGATTACCTGATGATGGATAATTTTACATTAAGAAACCTTGAAATTGTATATCCAAGCAATCCGCAGGGGAAATCGCTGCTGGATATTATAGATAAAACATCTACCCCAATGGGTGGAAGGCTCTTGAGAAGAAGAATTATTCTTCCTTTAAAATCTGTAGACGAGATTATGAGAAGGCTTTCCCTAATTGATTTCCTGAATGAAAATGATCATTTAAAATACGAGATCTGCCAACTGTTGAAATCTATCTCGGATCTGGACAGGCTGATGGGGAAACTCGCTGCTGAAAAGATTTGTCCAAAAGAGCTGGGATATCTGCGTCAGAGTCTGATCAATATTCACCAGATTAAAGCATTGCTTCATCCTCATGCCGATGTTATGGCTTGGTTAGAGCCATTATTTGATATGGAAGAACTGATCAAATTTTTACAGAATCATTTGAACGAAGAGCTTCCGGTTAATCTTTCAAAAGGAAATACCATTAAAGCCAGTGTTTCCGAAGAGCTGGACCATTTGAGAAGCCTTCAAAGCAAAGGCCGTGGTTTTCTGGATGAAATGTGCCAGAGAGAAATCGAAAGAACGGGAATTTCAAGCCTTAAAATTGATTTTAATAATGTTTTCGGGTATTATATAGAAGTAAGGAATGCTCATAAAGATAAGGTTCCAGGTGATTGGCTGAGAAAGCAGACCCTCGTGAATGCAGAACGCTATATTACAGAAGAGCTGAAAGAATATGAAAGCCAGATCCTGGGAGCAGAAGAAAAGATAAGTGTACTGGAAAATGAGCTGTACAGAAATGTATGTGCTGAAACTATGGTCTATATGGATCAGATCCAGGGAAATTCCAATATTATTGCGCAGCTTGATGTAGCTGCAGGATTATCGGAACTGGCTGTTTCTGAAAGTTATACAAAACCGGTGCTTAATCAAGGGTATGCTATTGATCTTAAAGAAGCAAGGCATCCCATCATTGAAAATGCTCTTCCTTTAGGCGAAAAATATATCCCGAATGACATCTTTTTAGATAAAGATTCGCAGCAGATCATTATGGTGACAGGGCCCAATATGGCGGGTAAATCTGCCATTCTGCGGCAGACAGCTATTGTATGTCTTTTAGCTCAGATAGGAAGTTTTGTTCCTGCAAAACATGCCGAGATCGGAGTTTTGGATAAAATCTTTACAAGGGTAGGCGCTACGGATAATATTTCTGCAGGAGAATCTACCTTCATGGTGGAAATGAACGAAGCGGCTAATATCCTCAATAATATTTCAGAACGCAGCCTGATCCTATTGGACGAGATTGGAAGAGGAACATCCACTTATGATGGGGTTTCTATTGCATGGGCAATTGCAGAATACCTTCACCAGCATCCTACACAGGCAAAAACACTGTTTGCAACGCATTATCATGAGCTGAATGAAATGACGGTGAATTTTGAAAGAGTAAAGAATTTCCACGTTTCCATACAGGAGAACAAAGGGAATATTATCTTTTTAAGAAAACTGATTCCCGGGGGAAGTGAGCATAGTTTCGGTATTCATGTAGCGAAACTGGCGGGAATGCCTGCAAAGGTGGTAAACAGAGCCAATGAAATTCTGAAAACCCTGGAAGCTAGCCGTTCGCAGACCACCAGTACTTCTGAAAGTATTAAAAGAGTAACAGAGGAAAATATGCAGCTTTCTTTTTTCCAGCTTGACGATCCTGTTTTGGAGAACATCCGCGAAGAGCTGACGAAAATAGATATCAATACTTTGACACCTATTGAAGCTTTAATGAAGCTGAATTCGATAAAAAAAATGATTGGAGGTTAG
- a CDS encoding RNA methyltransferase has product MVQKLKLEELNRIDVETFKKVEKIPLVIILDNLRSMHNVGASFRTADAFLIEKIILCGITPQPPHREIHKAALGATESVDWAHESDINTAISDYKSRGYEIIGIEQTTDSVMITDFSIDQSKKYALILGNEVEGISDEALPNIDTFLEIPQLGTKHSLNVSVCGGIVMWEFAKALK; this is encoded by the coding sequence TTGGTACAGAAATTAAAACTGGAAGAACTTAACAGAATCGATGTAGAAACATTCAAGAAGGTTGAGAAAATTCCATTGGTCATTATTTTAGACAATCTCAGAAGTATGCATAATGTAGGTGCTTCTTTCAGGACGGCAGATGCTTTTCTGATTGAAAAAATCATTCTTTGTGGTATTACACCGCAGCCGCCACACCGGGAGATCCATAAAGCTGCACTTGGAGCGACAGAAAGTGTAGATTGGGCCCATGAAAGTGATATCAACACAGCGATCAGCGATTATAAAAGCCGGGGCTATGAGATCATTGGGATTGAACAGACGACAGACAGCGTTATGATAACAGACTTTAGCATTGATCAATCTAAAAAATATGCGTTGATTCTGGGAAATGAAGTGGAAGGCATAAGTGATGAAGCACTGCCGAACATTGACACGTTTCTTGAAATTCCTCAGTTGGGAACCAAGCACTCTCTGAACGTGAGTGTATGCGGTGGAATTGTAATGTGGGAGTTCGCAAAAGCCCTAAAATAA
- a CDS encoding TlpA disulfide reductase family protein: MKNVLTLLAVFLCFTASIAQQAEVSSLKYEDLEKRIQKENDKILVVNFWATTCAPCVKELPHFMELNNKYKDNPKFKMILVSLDRQIDKDRVVKFIKNKNLTAEVVLLDDNKRMNTWIPRFEKNWDGNIPVTIFYKKGEKVYFNDGEMNKEDLEKTINDNLQ, encoded by the coding sequence ATGAAAAATGTATTAACCCTATTGGCTGTATTTCTATGCTTTACGGCTTCTATTGCCCAGCAGGCAGAAGTATCTTCCTTGAAATATGAAGATCTTGAAAAGCGCATTCAAAAAGAGAATGATAAAATTCTGGTTGTCAATTTCTGGGCAACTACCTGTGCGCCATGTGTAAAAGAGCTTCCACATTTTATGGAACTCAACAATAAGTACAAGGATAACCCGAAATTTAAAATGATCCTCGTTTCACTGGACAGACAGATTGATAAGGACAGAGTGGTGAAGTTCATCAAAAATAAAAACCTTACTGCAGAAGTGGTGCTGCTGGATGACAATAAAAGGATGAATACCTGGATCCCCAGATTTGAAAAAAACTGGGATGGAAATATTCCTGTCACCATCTTCTATAAAAAAGGAGAAAAAGTATATTTCAATGACGGCGAAATGAACAAAGAAGACCTGGAAAAGACAATCAACGATAATTTACAATAA
- a CDS encoding bacteriocin yields MKNSNIQNRKLTKKELKEINGGAASCSGDLCKLRGVSSHFMIVGPKGRDGYCC; encoded by the coding sequence ATGAAAAATTCAAACATCCAAAACAGAAAGCTCACGAAAAAAGAGCTGAAAGAAATCAACGGAGGCGCTGCTTCATGTTCAGGAGATCTATGCAAACTCAGAGGGGTAAGCAGTCATTTTATGATTGTCGGACCGAAAGGCAGAGACGGATATTGCTGTTAA
- a CDS encoding GNAT family N-acetyltransferase → MIYPVLETERLLLRQLTSTDSADLFEYFSQDKVMEYYDLEIFKTLEDAQNIINHFNGEFEKGKGFRWALELKSEKKVIGTCGYHNWSREHFRAEIGYELNPKFWRNSYMKEAILPILIFGFESMRLHRVDAFIDPSNISSEKLLQSLNFKDEGTLRDYFFEKGKFVDAKIFGLINE, encoded by the coding sequence ATGATTTATCCTGTTCTGGAAACAGAAAGACTCTTACTAAGACAGCTGACATCTACTGATTCAGCAGACCTCTTTGAATATTTTTCCCAGGATAAAGTGATGGAATATTATGACCTGGAAATCTTTAAAACACTGGAAGACGCCCAAAATATTATCAACCACTTTAATGGCGAGTTTGAAAAAGGTAAAGGATTTCGTTGGGCTCTGGAATTAAAATCTGAAAAGAAGGTGATAGGAACCTGTGGCTACCACAATTGGTCCCGTGAGCATTTCCGGGCAGAGATCGGATATGAGCTGAATCCGAAATTCTGGAGAAACTCTTACATGAAAGAAGCTATTCTTCCCATTCTGATATTCGGTTTTGAAAGCATGCGGCTTCATAGGGTTGATGCGTTTATAGATCCTTCAAATATTTCTTCTGAGAAGCTTTTACAATCTTTAAATTTTAAGGATGAGGGAACACTCCGTGATTATTTTTTTGAAAAAGGAAAGTTTGTAGATGCTAAAATTTTTGGACTTATTAATGAATAA
- a CDS encoding bestrophin family protein yields the protein MRAYNTKHFLKILLSMHKSDTMKILFPTMILVGLYSWGIQYLEVEYLHLTTKSGVSNVGMIHSLLGFVLSLLLVFRTNTAYDRWWEGRKLWGKLVNDTRNFAIKINAILGEDRQDAEQIARYLKYFPHFLAKHLSKESTRLALDEDYSEIEKSLKHHGPSEIVILLTHKLNQLKKEGKISDIEMLYLDTQVSGFLDVCGGCERIKNTPIPYSYSSFVKKFIILYVLALPVAYVITIGLLMIPLTVFVYYVLMSLELIAEEIEDPFNNDENDIPMEALAQNIEKNVHQIMGLKK from the coding sequence ATGAGAGCCTACAATACCAAACATTTTCTGAAGATTCTTCTCAGTATGCACAAAAGCGATACCATGAAGATTCTTTTTCCAACAATGATCCTAGTGGGACTTTACTCCTGGGGAATCCAGTATCTGGAAGTGGAATATCTTCATCTTACCACAAAGTCAGGGGTCAGTAATGTAGGAATGATTCATTCTTTATTGGGTTTTGTACTTTCATTACTGCTGGTTTTCAGAACGAATACAGCGTATGACAGATGGTGGGAAGGCAGAAAACTTTGGGGAAAACTGGTGAATGACACCCGAAATTTTGCCATAAAGATCAATGCTATTTTAGGAGAAGACCGCCAGGATGCAGAGCAAATTGCAAGGTATTTAAAGTATTTTCCTCATTTTCTGGCTAAACATCTTTCTAAAGAATCTACAAGACTGGCTTTGGACGAGGATTATTCTGAAATTGAAAAATCGCTGAAACATCACGGTCCCAGTGAAATTGTTATTCTTTTAACGCATAAACTGAACCAGTTGAAAAAGGAAGGTAAGATCTCAGATATTGAAATGCTGTATCTGGATACTCAGGTTTCCGGGTTTCTGGATGTATGTGGCGGTTGCGAAAGAATTAAAAACACGCCTATTCCTTACTCTTATTCGTCGTTTGTGAAGAAATTTATCATCTTATATGTACTGGCACTTCCGGTGGCATATGTGATTACCATCGGGCTTCTGATGATTCCGCTGACCGTATTTGTATATTACGTTCTAATGAGCCTTGAGCTGATTGCAGAAGAAATTGAAGATCCTTTTAATAATGATGAAAACGATATTCCTATGGAGGCATTGGCACAGAATATTGAAAAGAATGTTCACCAGATTATGGGTTTGAAAAAGTAA